The DNA region ctttttaaactaatttgtaggtgttctttctattttctagatTCCAGGACATGACTTCTCTTTCAATTTGTCTATAAAGGCTTTTTAtcaaagttttaaatgttaatgtaGGTAAATTTACCAATTTTGttcccctttcctccctttttgaattggtaatattttattaatatttaactttatattttagaaatcacaTTTAATGTGACCtagttaaatttaatttaaatgttttcctaaTTCTTAAAGGTCTGACAATTTTACATGTTTCAATGTATTGCCCTCATGttttaagcaaaagagaaaataattttaaagtcacATTTTATGTCTCACAGTCATACATTAAAACCAttcttaggctgggtgtggtggctcacgcctataatcccagcactttgggaggccaaagcaggtggattacaaggtcatgagatcgagaccatcctgcctaacatggtgaaaccctgtctctaccaaaaatacaaaaaattagcggggcgtggtggtgggcatctgtagtcccggctactcaggaggttgaggcagggagaatggtgtgaacccaggaggtggagcttgtagcgagctgagatcacaccactgcacactccagcctgggtgacagagcgagactctgaggGGGGAAAAATTCTTAGTATTACCTAGATTTATTAAGtttattaaatagaataaaatggcaaaattcaAGGCTTTTAACAGTAGAGTGGTAAAGTTCAAGTGGAAGAAAGCAAAACTCAGAGgagtaagagaagaaaagaacaatatTTTGCCTGTGCCATTTACTTCCCACCAATTTGCAAAGTGAGCATTATTATTCTTAGTTTCCAGATGAATGCACTGAaataatttggatatttttcctctccaaatttcatgttgaaatttggaCGTGGGGTCTGGATGGAGGTGTTTTAGTTTACTCAGCCAAAGAATTTAGCTTGTTTGATTTGAAGCTGAGGTTTGAACCCAGGGTCCTTTGATTCTAAGCCCAGATATTTACCACAATATCTTGGTGATCATCCAATTTATATGTCTCAAGTATCTGTGCCACTGAAAAACTGAGAAAccatgtatgtatacattatacCTCCAAAGGCTGAGACATAGGTGGAAGTGCCCAGAAAACCATTTGACACAAAggcattattttttgttttggctttgggCTAAAAAAACATAGATTACAAGCAAATGCTTTTGAGCCCTTTAAGAAGTCTTATCTTGCTTTTAAACACCTATAATATCTTTGGCAATGATATTCTgcttattattacttttaatggcaggTCAAAGCTCTTTTGTAGTTTGATTGAGAGGTGTCAAGCAGGACTAAAAAGGGTGTAGGGAAATACCATTCTTGAGATGCCAGTACTCCCACCAGAAATCTCTGCAAGCACTTTCAGCTTCCATCCAGACAATCAATTTCAACTATTGGTTAGACCTCTgtgatatatttagaaaaactagCTTCAGAACATTGTTAAGGTAGTTACAAGGGTCTAAACATTTCAGAACTCTGTAAATTAGCTCAGTGGTTGTGTAGAACGGTGttgaagaaaatttaataatgttGGCATTCAGAAGTTCATTAAGAATGTGtgtgctatggtctaaatgtcTATATCCCTCCAAAACTCCTGTTGAAATCTGAACTCCCATGGTGTTAGAAAATGGGGGCTTTGGGTGGTGATTAGGTGGTGGTCACAGAGCCCTCATGAGTGAGATTAGTGTCCTTTTGAAAGTGGCCCGGGAGGGACCGTTCATCCCTCTTACTGTGTGAGCACACAGCAAACAGGCACCGCATGTGAGCCAGCAagtaggccctcaccagacaccaaattaGCCTTGATTTTGGAGTTCCCAGCTTccaaaactataagaaataaatttatttacaagCCTCCCAGTTTATGATCCTTTACTATAGCAGCCCAGGGTGCTATAAACTCAGATAGGGTGGTTGACCGAAAGTGATCTTATATTGTTTACAAAAGGCAAACCTTTCACAAGAAACAAGAGGTATTTTGAGTTCACCATCAGTCCAGTGAAGCAAGATTATGCTAAGAAGGATGTTCTTCTGTTTGCTACTCAACATTGAAGATGTGAAGAATGAGAACATTTGGCTGGAAATGGCACCTAATGAAATAAGCACCCGCTGGTGGGACATATACAGCTATATGCATAAGAGAAACTATCTCAGCCCTCCTGAGACTTGCAGGATCTAACTTCTTCATGCATGGCATTTATATCGTTGGAAATGATGAGGTTTAATTTGGCCAAGAATAAATGTCTAAGTATGCAAGAGTTAGAGAATGGCAGCCACAGGGCACCATTTTGGGTTAAAATAGTGtgcatttatacacacacacagcagttGGAGGGAGAATATGGTTCTTGGAAATTCTGAAGCAATCACTATTTAAAGTTCATGGAAAATTCACTAAATCATTGTTTTGAGATTTGGGTTTCATATATCTTGTACCTCTCCTTCTTTATAGACCCTTGATGAATTGAAGACATTCAAGGAGGTAAAAGGGGATCAAATTATAGTGATAGTTTTACTACTGGTCAAGTCAAACTGGGGCATATGGCTGGGCTTTCCATCTCCTTCTAGGAATCCAGACTGCAGGATCCCAATTTATCTTCTCAGGAGTAAGCAGAAAGGCTGGAACTATACAGCGGACACCTGATGGCTCTGGATAAGAGTCATCTAAGCCTAGACAATAAGGCAATCTAAGTGCCCTGGACCCCTACTCAGCCCTGTTACCCCACCCCCACCTGTATTTTCACAATGCTCAGCTCTCATGATGCTCaccaaacaacacacacacaacacacaaacacacacacactctgctcTGCTAAGTACAGGAAAAACCTCGCTTTTGATGACCAGGAGGCATTGTTGATTCTATGggaattctattttaattaaagaaaaatgttctttcattGCAAATAATTCCAATTCCACTGCAGATTCCTAGCAGAAGTGTGTCACGTGGAAAATCAACTGATTCTGCGCATCCATGGTTAAAAGAACGATTTCAATAGCAATGGAAACAACAATAACATCAACAAAACCCAGAATAAATTGTATCtacattacatttattatgaAAAGTGAGATGCAAAAAAATCATATTCTAAATTTTTTGAGGGTAAAACTAAGTCATTAGttgaatttcagaattttaagcATCCATtcaaaaatcaaatccaaaatgAAGGTGTAAGTATATGCCATTCCAAAATCTTATTTCATCTTTgtataaattataacatttcttcttttttctaggAAATAAGTTTTATTGGTCAATATCTTGAGGATGAGAACTTTCTGAAATGATTTTATGACCTTTGTATATAGACATTATAAAAAAACATTACTTTagattttaatattaatacattcatGAATGGACTttccattttgaatattttttcttcagtgattTAATATTATACCACACTTTTGATCTTTCTTAGTTGAATATTTACACACATAAATGATTCTCATATtgaaaactgtaatttttaaagttatatttttttcttggtattatttaaattaatacacATCTTCCAAAAACAATCACATAAATTTGTCATTTAAGCAACCATAAGTATTGACAAACATCAAGATTTCAGGTATGCTGCACTTATAAACATCTATACTTCTATTAGTTAAAAAACACTGCCACTCTAGTTGTAATTGTAGTGTTCTTATATCTggttaatcttttatttttatttaatatacaaaGATGGCACATTCATTCTCTAAAAcatgaatatgtttttaaatgtcattctTAACTTTCTACTGAGAAGTGGTTGTTTGTACTTTGCCACATGGGTTCTCTATCAGGGGTGATTCTGGTATTtccattcatattttctttctttttttttttgagatggagtcttgccctgtcatccaggctggagtacaatggcatgatcttggctcactgcaacctctgcctcccaggttcaagtgattttcccacctcagcctcccaagtagctgggatcacaggcacacaccaccttgcccagctaacttttgtatttttagtggagacaaggttttgccatgttgaccaggctggtcttgaactcctgacctcaggtgatccgcccaccttggcctcccaaagtgctgggattgcaggagtgagccactgcgctcagcgtCCATGCATATTTTCAATCTGATACCCAGCCAACGTAATTTTTAGTGTCAAGGATTCAAGGTCAAATTGTGTTAGGTTTTAAGAACCAGGTCAGAATTTTTGATCCCTAATCGAGCACTTCCTTTCAGAAGAAATGAGATAAATTCCAACAATATCAATTAACTGGTTGGAATTGTGATAAGCTGACAAATCTTGTCCAGAGTTGACACTTGCCAGCTAATGATTCTACCATTGTTACCTAGTCCACACAGTATCACCTGTTACTGataatactaattttttatttgagtcCATCTTAAGGAACTCAAGACATGAGGCAATTTAAGTGCCCTGGAACCCCACCCATGGGTTCATTGCTCATATCCTATTATCTCACCAACATCATCTgccatttttctccatttaaatCTTTGACTTCTCTTCAGTGTTGGTAAGCATAGTGTATAGTTTTGCTGAGCTCAAGAGAAGAATGCCTGTGATCATATTCACTTCGAGTGATTATACGTGCTTGAAATCTAGGGATCCATTTCCAAAAAATGTAGGGTTTTTATTGGTTTGTGCAAATCAACCCATTGATACATATCCAAAAGGAGTCTCCAAAACATAATTGGTTTTCATCACTGTTTGCCATTTCCAGATATAAAATTAGATGCTTAAAGAACAGCATTAATTCTCTGTAGCTACTCAGTTACCAATCTGTGCTTCAGAGGCTGGACTTTTCTAAGCACAAAATCTGCTACCAGGGAGTAACACCATTAAATGGGGGGCATCTGATCcaataataatatttgtaaaacagagCAGTCATGGAAATATGTAGCTTTCAattagtggttttaatttgtgattTATTTGAATATActagtataaataaaatgtattatgtgtgcatatatatgtgaataagctatttacatttttatgtgtagaaaatgaaaatatatattgattaGCCCTTTTGAGGCTTTTGAACAACTGtttcatcttccttctttcctgcaaCTGCTTTGAGGATTTAGATAATTCATACAAGGTATGTACACAATCACACCCATAGTATGTACATCCTAGTCACACACTTAACACAGAGAGGATGTGTGAGGAATGTAAATTATCCCAGTGGTCAAAGAACTGACCTTACCTGTGACTAATGGCATGGTTAATTAGCCCTGGCATATTTAATAATATGCCAATGTACTGATTACTATATTCAGCCTTTGTGATAATTATGTTACCTACTCAAggagacaattaaaaaaaaaaacagatcaaaCAGCCCTTTCTGaccttcaaaaataaaaggacaaattcTGTTACTGAATACATGTGCATACTTTTGTTGgctttattcatgtatttacatGTGCCTGCCTGAATACAGAAATTGGCCTTTAAATGGGATAtgacaagtgatttttttctacacataaaaatagaaaactgatcACTCAGACTGTACAACTCACAGAATGTATTGACATACCACGACCAGCTACAGTATTATGCATGACATATTGTTCACACATTAGTAAAGCAGAGATACACACATTTAGAAATTTAATAATTGctagtatatatttttcttgttttcaggcTGTGTTGGCCTTTTTCAACCTTAATAAAAGGAATCTCCAGGGGCCCTTAAAACAAGAATTAGTCTCTCCTCTCCTCTAGGGATCGGGGAGTATGACTATAATACTGCAATCTCCGGATATATCAGCATCATTTTAAGACACGATGgaaagcattaggaaaaataacttacTTAAAGATGtgatctaaaataaatgttaaggaATCTAAACTAAAATCATTAAGGATGCCATTAACATGAGTAAGCCCTTTCTACTCATTTTATATAGTTTGCTCTACACACAGCCTTTACATGTTACTGAAAGTAATGatatgaatcagaaaaaaattgtttaactgTTCAAGAGTTTTTCTaaagaaagacaatttttaaagcaacaaagaACAATACTAGCAGCGATGTCAAAAAGCAAGCTATAATTTTCGccccagaaataaatgaatgacatcCCCATAGTTAAGAGATAAAGAAAGTTGTTAGCATTTCTCTCCCATTTAGTTCTTTCTAACATCATTAAATCACTGGGGTATCTCATTATAATTATTACCATGCAGGTTGATCATCAGTATCTTCTTCTAAAGTGTAAAATTTTTTATTCCTATTATTTTGCAGCCAATTAATTTTGAGCTTGAATCCAGAAAGATACTTGATGAAGAGTTAGCATTTAGAAGTGCCCATCTGGAGCATCGTTTTCTGTAAGGCATCATTTGAAGCCTCTTTGGATATAAGTACTCAAGTTTTAGTGATTTTACATCCGGGAGCCCATTTTTTCACAGCTAAAGCTGGTAATCCTCTGGGCAGAGTTAACTGAACTGCTTTCTACATGCTAGTGTCCAGAAAGAGTAATTACCAGAAGTTTAAAGTCTCCATTTCAACAAAACTTCTGGTTGCAGCTGTCTTGGGTTTTAAGCCAGCAAGACTTTGAGTGGCTCCTCTTCACTCTGGCCTCGCATACAAACATAGATGCCAACTGTATCCTTACTAATGATCATTAGTGCTGTACCTCTTTATGAAGTTTCTAAACAAGTTTTTCcaggaagaaagcagaaactATGCCTTTGCTTATTTTATCCTGTGGGTTACAGTCAGTCTTCATAAAGCAAACCATCATTATATAATGGTGTGCCCGTAATAGAAGCATTTGCTGGTATAACTGCCTCTTTTTGGCACATTATTGCTTGACTTTAATTTCATATTCAACAgtctttattctcattattaGTATCTGAGATAGTTGTGTCTTAAAAAAACTTGTAAATAACATCTTGTTGCACCATTCTGGCCACCACAAGTCATTTCAACCAAGGTCCGTGGTTATTTGAATGTTGTTTATAATTATCATCGCTTTTACTTGCCTAACAGCCAAAAGTAATGTTTCAGGATTGTTTGTTGCTGCTttctacacatatatacagatgTACTGGATTTACTTTGAGAGAGGTTATTTGGTTGTGGCAAGTGAGTAGTTTAGCTGGTGACTGTTCACAGTTAAAAGTAGCTGTAATGACCTCTGGCAGATGTCACTGATCACTTGGGAGACAGAATTTTTCCACTTCAATCCATCTTCATTTATGTCCTTGGACATTGCAAACCCAGCTTATTTGATTTTTGCAGCCAaggagaaatgttttctttccaaaaGTAGGATAAAGTTCATGGAAATCTGTTTCAGTATTTACAAGactattttttcccatttgcaaaaatgtctaaaattttaTAGACATCCTTAAGCCCATGTATCTGGACAGATGACATTTGCAATTGCTCAGCCAGTTGAAGAATTTCATTAAGAAGGATATTGTTACAAGGATGGACAGGAGATTCAGCATATCCCCTGTTATTTGCCAGGCGGCAGCAGCTGACCCGAATTTGGAGAGAATCCACCAAAAAGGGACACGCACAACATCAAGAAGCATtgctaacagaaaacaaaatgctcaGATACATATGTACAATAACAAACACTGAAGAGGATGTTTGACTTCTGATTTCACCATGTAGACAAAAACAGTGTGGGAATAAGGTAGTTGGCTCACTTCTCCAAGATACTGCTGAGTTCACTGTTCTATCACAAAGGGAAATTCACAGGCCTCATTTCTCAAACACCACTTAGAACAAAGCAGGAGAGAGTCAACAGCACCATCTCCATGGCAGCATTACAGATAATTAGTAAATCAGGCAGGGAGAGGTCTACACAAGGCTACAAGTACCCAGTTTTcaataaaaacacatatacatatatgcaaacCTTATCctaatgtattctttttctttatactgaTTCATAAAGGTAGACAAGGGATGTGGTGAATTATGTGTTACTAGGAGTAGACAAAATTTTAAACACTTGGCACAATATgtaggaggaagagaagacacACATTTCTCACATTTTGGCAGCAAAACAGTAACAAagtggatgcagaaaaggccaaACAATTTATATTAACAGCACACTTGCATATATCCTctgtaaacacattttaaagtaacATCTTATTCTGTTCTTGGTATGCTATATATAGGGATTCCCAGAATGACAGGCATTCCcagaaatgagaggaaaaacATTAGTATAAGCTAGGAACAGTGAAACCTCAATACGCTATAATACAAACAAATGCTATTTTCCTCTTCTGCTTCCTACTTTAAGACAGTAAGCTCCTATTATGAATTTGGTTCTGAAATCCAGCCTCTAAGGTATACGTTATACATGCATATTTAGTTCAATTTActtcaatttttatgtttaactGTATAACACGGTGAACACTGGTATTCAAAACAGTATCAGAGAATTctcaagattaaaaaaatcatcaaagatcaaattACATTCAATATAGATGAACTTATCAAGGCAGGAAACATActaacacattttataaatatttcatttccgACGTGAACAAAAAGTTTTCTGGTTAACCTTGACTTATCAATTGGTTCAACTTTTGCCAGTGACCCAAAGCACAAAGGTTAATCAATATTTTACTCTATGTAAAGTAGTTGGTCTGCGGCATTCAAAGTCAATAATCCAGAAATACATAATTAGAAAAGCGTTCAAGATAAACAAATGACAGCTAAAGCTGTCACATTTTTCTCATGGTcataaaaatagaacaatcaatctttaaattaaaaattttagtatCACTTGTTAAGTGGCAGaacatcttaatattttaaatgttgaattGTCTTCCAGACATGGAGTTCTAACTCATCTTTTTCTACTGGTTTaaggaatattttctaattcttgattcaataaaatatttcctccatatatttcaaaacaaaatgcatGGAAAAGAACCAAATCATATCTAAGAGAAATGAAGGGTAAAACCAGGCAACTTTCAACCCAATGTGTGTCATGCAGGTAAAGTAAGGAAAAAACTGAGCAGGTTCAAAGAGTCTGCCACGAAAACTGTTTTGCAACTTCATCTGTTGAATGAACCTTAGGTTTTACACATAATGTATACTAAATGCCTAATGCTATGTCTTAGATTGAAGTGAAGGAAAATTCTCAAATAAGGTTTTATTGTAAGAGTAACTTAGGGGAGGTATCACAATATAAAAATGCTGCTGTCTTGAGTAGGTCCCTATCTTATTTATCCATCTGaagatatatttctgttattGTCCTTAAAAGCTGTCAGTTCTATAGGACTTAATGAGCAACAAAACAAAcagtatttttgtaatattttgtgaCAATCTCTTGAGTGTTGTACAAGTGAATAATTTGGTTCTAGCACCGAAGAAAACCAGTAAAACTTAGTACATTAAAcaaattttcttaaagttttgaGAGGCATAACCACAATAGCAAAGCTAgcaattttaatgtatttaatgtgAGACAAATGCCTACAACTCTCTCAGGCCTCTGCTTCATTTAACTGTTTACAAATCATGTGGTTACTCTAaagtcatgaaaataaatattattaccaGATGCGAAATTCCTTATTCTCACCTATTTTAGTGCAGGGACAGCCTGTTCTAGCCACTTCACAGCAGAGGATTACCTGGGGCCACCCATCTGGAGTAGGCACTGTTGACAGCTGCTACTGTGTACACAGGCTGTACTCTGTGTATACACAGCATGTATGCCCATGTGAGAGGGAGAAGCCAGCTAGCGAGAACTAGCAGAGAGATTATGTCCTGGCAGAGGCATCTGAGACAGAAGTGACACGAACACAACTACAAATGGGTATTTAAGGGCCAAAGAGAGAGTTTTAGGCTGAATCTCTAATCATTAATAGTAATTTGCTTGGTAATTTGATGGAAATTTTGCATTACATAGTATTGTTAATAGACACCAATGagtaagaaactgaaaaatgtgcCTTATTAAAAAATTCCTTCTAATTTCCAAATATAACAACTGTAACAACTCTCAGGCTCTAAGGAATACTGGTTCATGTATGCAAGCTTTGTCTACAGTTAAACTGCTTCAGAATAAATCAAAGGCTTTTTAGGTTGTGCCGAGTGTAGGTTGTGCTGTTAAAGTTCaggaatgatttttttcctgcatatGTTCAGAATGTGCAAAACAGAAttaaagtgaaaaaagccagaacAGATACTGTGGATTGACTGTACCCACAGGACACATGAGTCTCTAGAGAGAATACCTATGGTTAGATACTCTTTTCTAGTTCATTGTGGGGAATGAGTTCAAAGAGGGCAACGGTGCCCCTCCAGCATCTAAGTCTGGTTTTCTAAATGCAACATGGAGACCAGCACTTCCCCAACAACGTCTGCAGGAAGGGAAGCCTTCCCAGGGCCgttgttcatttttcctttccacaCTACCCCAGTTCTCAAGCCAATGCTGCTCATCCAGGCCAGTGCCTTGGAGGACACTCATGTGTCTTGGGACACGCATCTCTTTTGGAGACACGGTGGGGCCGGGGTCCCAGGAAGTATAATCCACCCAAATCACAAGCCATGTTTTCGTACAGGCCTCTTCTTTCATTGGGTTTGAAGGATATTATGGGTATTTCTCTTAAAATCAGTAAGTTTGCAGAAGTTACCTTTTTACTCCAGAGTATACACTTAAGCAATTAGATGATAGTAATCTATGTACAAAAATTGTAAAGAAGCTCACATTCTAATTTGGTGTTGATCACATTTGTTACTGGAAGTTACtgaaccaattaaaaaaaatcacaaattgcATCCTGTTTACAGGAGTCTAAATTAAACATTGTTGTTGTTACTTATGAGGCTTTTACCATCACAGAAAAAGCAGTGTTTGGTAATCTGCTATTTATAGTTCCTTACCAGAACCTTAGCATTCTCAGTAGAATGGAGAACACCTGCACAATATCAATTTAGTCTTATCCCTAATTTGATGATGCTTTTCAAGAATTCAGTCCCATGTACTTCCTCTAGggtaagaaaatattaatatatttggtcAGAATCACAGAGAGGCGCCTTGCCTTCAGCGCAGGAAAATGTGTCTACATAAATCCATGTTTAATGTAGGCAGTTTTCATAGTCAAAAGCTTAGCTAATGTTCCTAATATaactttcttatatttattaacaGCTATAAGAAGGTTTATAAAAAGAGTTGTCTGCAGATGTTTACAAACATCAATTCAGATTTCATATTTTACACATTTAACTGCTTTTATTTAATGTTGTCTGGCCTAGGAATGAgtcaaatttgttctcatttttttttttcattctggttCTTATCAcctatttaaaatgtgtgtggTTACAGCACTCTTACTGCAATAGGACTAGAAATTATAACAATGTTTTTACCAATAGTGTTTTTGCTACTTTCAATATGAAGCAGGGATTTTAATGGGAATACTATTGTGTGttaaattgaggcagtaatacaaaataatacatgtataatGAGATAATAATAATGCTATTTCTATGGAcaacatcatatttttaaaaacccagtgagtattattttcaatttattaagGTTGCAAACCTTCAGTGAagcttgtttctcttctcttgttCCTTCTTTCAAATTGAAGTGACATTTTTGTTTATAGAGCTCCAGGTCAAAGGATCTAACAATTTTTAATAGCAATTTCCTATAGCGaatacttgcttttcttttctagtCTTGCAGCAAAAAACTAAGCAAGCTTTGACATAGAGGGACACATATGAATACCATAAATCTATACACAAACTCCCATAAATACTCCCTTTCAATCTAACACAGAAGAAGGGGCAGGGCGGACGCAGCAGTTGGGGCGTCGGAAGTTCTGCAGCATGGACTGGAAAACACTGTGCTGCCTTCCTTTGAGCTTCTTATTTGAAGAAGAATCTGAGGAGATGGATCTCCGGGTCTGGCTATTTTGAGTTTTGACTAATTTCTCATGTTCTCTGATTTGTCTTTGTAAATGGTTCTGGATCGCAATTCCCAGGGACTCTGCATCCAAGGACGCACCATACACTTCCCAGGTCATTCCCTGCTCATCCCACACGACGTCCCTGACACGCTTGGACTGTTTCAGCTGGACCTTGGAGTCTGCACCGAGCTGCTTTTTCTTATCTCCCGGAGTGAGTCCTACCTGAGCAGCAGCTGCTGTCACATTTAACTTTTGCTCCTTGAGGAACTCGCTGACGCGGCTGGGCCTGCGTGGGCTGGCTTTGACGGAGCGAGATGGGGTCTTCTTGCCGGAACCTGGGCTGGAGTCACCCATGGAATCAGATGGCAGGCTCAGGCTGGTGGCTGTCTTGGTCTGTCTGCTTTCTTCTAAGGTGCTCTCCTGGTTCTTCCTAATTGGGGAGGGTGTAGGATTAGCAGTTGATTCTGTGCCTCCACTTTCTTGAGATTTAGGATTGAGCAGTAGGGTTTTGGTATCCGAGGTATCAGTGCCAGCAGACTCTTTTTCGTTTACTACCTGAGGAGATGCAGGCTTCTTTTCCCTTGCATCTCCTTTATTAGTGGGATCCAAGCTCCCAGAATGGTCAGCTTTGCTGATAGAGCCACAAGAGTCAGATAGTTTGCAACCTGGGTCTGTTTTGTGGCCGTTTGTGGTTTTCTCTGCAAACGCAGATGGCCTGGTTTCAGATTTCCCCAATCCATAACTTGTTTCAGCTTGACTGCATGCACTGATAGAAATCTGGTCAATGGCGGTAGCTTTCAGGGAGCTGGAATTAGTACCTGCGAGCTTTTTAGCAGTTGATTCTTCCCCTGTTGGCGTCATTCCTGCTAACCTCCCATCTTCTTTACACGTATGCTGGGCATTACTGGAGGCCAAATTGATTGACGAGGTTTTAAGGACCCCACCTGGTAGGCTCACTAGTTTATTTTCCCTTTGGAAAGCGGtgggcacagctgcagctgcctgAATGTGCACCTGTGGCATGATGCCAGGGCACTGGCTGGACTCCTGGGGGGCTAGCGTGCTGTCAGAGAGCTCCAGTGTGTGGCTCCCACTGCTGTGGCAAATGACACGCAGCTGCTCTTGTTCAAAATGCTCAGGAGCAGGGCTTTCCTTCAGAAATGCGGTGAGGATACTGGGGCTGGTGGAGACGGATCTGCTCTCCACACTCGCCACTGCCTGCACCTCCGCATCTTGCCAAGCCCTGCTGGGAACTTCCTTGATTTCACCTTCAGCTTGGCTGGTCATCGTACTGGCTTCTTTGAACCTTG from Piliocolobus tephrosceles isolate RC106 chromosome 3, ASM277652v3, whole genome shotgun sequence includes:
- the GPRIN3 gene encoding G protein-regulated inducer of neurite outgrowth 3; translation: MGTVPDPLRSAKTSLIAASGKEENLGEPQAASPRHQPALLCKNANGFSSAPAEPDLSPRTAAEALMQVCEHETTQPVMSSPGVFNEVEKAPVTFNSPGNSQLPGSSEPAAPAPSSAAGRDLIHTPLTMPANQYTRQSIPGDQPNAITSSAPEDSLMRSQRASNREQPEKPSFPVGDILSSSKDQVSCEFPSPETIQGTVQTPVTATRVVSHSSSPVGGPEGERQGAICDSEMRSCKPLTRESGCSENKQPSVTASGPQGTTSVTPQPAPLTSEPSACPPGPEKVLLSAQHPMSRFKEASTMTSQAEGEIKEVPSRAWQDAEVQAVASVESRSVSTSPSILTAFLKESPAPEHFEQEQLRVICHSSGSHTLELSDSTLAPQESSQCPGIMPQVHIQAAAAVPTAFQRENKLVSLPGGVLKTSSINLASSNAQHTCKEDGRLAGMTPTGEESTAKKLAGTNSSSLKATAIDQISISACSQAETSYGLGKSETRPSAFAEKTTNGHKTDPGCKLSDSCGSISKADHSGSLDPTNKGDAREKKPASPQVVNEKESAGTDTSDTKTLLLNPKSQESGGTESTANPTPSPIRKNQESTLEESRQTKTATSLSLPSDSMGDSSPGSGKKTPSRSVKASPRRPSRVSEFLKEQKLNVTAAAAQVGLTPGDKKKQLGADSKVQLKQSKRVRDVVWDEQGMTWEVYGASLDAESLGIAIQNHLQRQIREHEKLVKTQNSQTRRSISSDSSSNKKLKGRQHSVFQSMLQNFRRPNCCVRPAPSSVLD